Genomic segment of Rhodoflexus caldus:
ACGCGACCTAACATGCCTTCGCCTACGCGGATAGAGGCAATTTTACGGGTACGTTTTACCGTATCACCCTCTTTGATACCGGCAGAGTCACCCAAAATTACCGCACCTACGTTGTCTTCTTCCAGGTTCAGCACCAAGCCTTGCGAGCCGTTGGAAAACTCCAACAATTCGCCGGATTGTGCTTTTGTTAAACCATAAATACGGGCAACACCGTCGCCTACCTGCAATACCGTACCGACTTCTTCGAGTTCGGCCTCGGTTTTAAAGTTTGAGAGTTGTTCTCTCAATATTGCTGAAACCTCATCAGGTCTAATCTGAACCATGATCGTATATGCTTAAAATGTTAGATGCAAAACTTATAATTCTTTGATGTAAGGATTGTAGCTGAACGCTTTGCGCAAATCGTTCAGGCGGCTGCGAACAGAGTCGTCTATTTGCTTATCGCCGATGGTCAGTACAAAGCCGCCAATCAGTTCCGGGTTTACTGTTACTTTCAGTTCTACCTCTTTGCCTGCTATGCGGCGAACTTCCTGCTGAAACTGATGCAACAGTTCATCGTTCAATGGCATGGCTGTTACCAACTGCCCTTGCTCGATATTATTCATCCGATTATACAGTTTGTGAAACTCTATGGCGATAGGCTCCAACATATCCTCGCGGTGCTTGCGAACGCTGATTTCAAAGAAACTGATAGTCAGCGGGTTCACATGTGAGCCGAATATTTTGCGGATGGTGTTGAGCTTGATGTCGCGGTTGATAATCGGGTTGCGCAACAATAAGCGGAGGCTTCTGTTCTCTTCACATACTTTTGCAAAGAGCACCATGTCTTGGTGCACTTCGTTCAGCACGCCTTTTTCCTGTGCAAGACCTGCCAGCGATTTGGCGTATCGGGATGCTACTTTAAATTCTGACATCGCGTTAGTTTACTTTCAGGTCTTTGATGTATTCTTTTACCAGCTCTTCTTGTGCGCTGCGGTCGCTCAATTTGGCACGAAGTACTTTTTCTGCCAGTTCCAAAGAAAGCGTGGCAATCTGATTTTTTACTTCGGTCAGTGCCGCATTCTTCTCATTATTGATGGTTTCTTGTGCCTGTTTGATTAAGCGCTGACCTTCTGCACTTGCTTTTTCATGTGCTTCATTAATCAGGCGGTCAGCGGCGGCCTTGGCCTCACGCAGCATTTTGTCGCGCTCGGCGCGGGCTTCTTGCAACAATGCCTCATTTTCATTTTTCAGTTGCGCCATTTCGGCACGTGCACGGTCAGCAGCCTTCAGCGCATCTTCAATTGATTTATTGCGTTCGTCAATGCTGTCCAAAATGGCTTTCCATGCAAACTTTCTCAGCAGGAAAAGTACAATTAAGAAAAATAAACTTGTCCAGATAATCAAGCCTAAGCCGGGAGTAACTAATTCCATTATCGTATAGGTTTTTAGGTCAAAATCACAAATAACATTTCTCTAACCAATCAGGAAAAAGAAGCCGCCTGCACTAACTGCCGACGGCTTTCTTGGTTAGTCTTAGGCGTTGCCCACGATGAAACATACCGCAATG
This window contains:
- the atpH gene encoding ATP synthase F1 subunit delta; the protein is MSEFKVASRYAKSLAGLAQEKGVLNEVHQDMVLFAKVCEENRSLRLLLRNPIINRDIKLNTIRKIFGSHVNPLTISFFEISVRKHREDMLEPIAIEFHKLYNRMNNIEQGQLVTAMPLNDELLHQFQQEVRRIAGKEVELKVTVNPELIGGFVLTIGDKQIDDSVRSRLNDLRKAFSYNPYIKEL
- a CDS encoding F0F1 ATP synthase subunit B — translated: MELVTPGLGLIIWTSLFFLIVLFLLRKFAWKAILDSIDERNKSIEDALKAADRARAEMAQLKNENEALLQEARAERDKMLREAKAAADRLINEAHEKASAEGQRLIKQAQETINNEKNAALTEVKNQIATLSLELAEKVLRAKLSDRSAQEELVKEYIKDLKVN